A stretch of the Muntiacus reevesi chromosome 8, mMunRee1.1, whole genome shotgun sequence genome encodes the following:
- the S100B gene encoding protein S100-B: MSELEKAMMALIEVFHQYSAKEGDKRKLKKSELKELINNELTHFLEEIKEQESVDKVMEALDSDGDGECDFQEFMAFIGMITAACHEFFTQE; the protein is encoded by the exons ATGTCTGAGTTAGAGAAGGCCATGATGGCCCTCATCGAAGTCTTCCATCAATATTCCGCGAAGGAAGGGGACAAGCGCAAGCTGAAGAAATCAGAACTCAAGGAGCTCATCAACAATGAACTTACCCATTTTTTAGAG gAAATCAAAGAGCAGGAGTCTGTGGACAAAGTCATGGAGGCACTGGACAGTGATGGGGATGGCGAATGTGACTTCCAGGAATTTATGGCTTTCATTGGCATGATTACCGCCGCCTGTCACGAGTTCTTCACACAGGAATAA